The following DNA comes from Caulobacter mirabilis.
CGAAAGGTCCACCACCCGCATGCCGGTGTTGCCGACCAGGCGGCCGCGCGAGGGCTTGAAGCCGAACAGGCCGCAGCAGGATCCGGGGATGCGGATCGAGCCGCCGCCGTCGCTGGCGTGGGCGATGGCGACGACGCCCGAAGCCACGGCCGCCGCGGCGCCGCCCGACGAGCCGCCGCTCGAATGACCAGGATTCCAGGGATTGCGCGTCGGGCCGTAGGCGAGGGGCTCGGTCGTCGGCAGGTAGCCGGCCTCCGGCGTCGCCGATTTGCCGATGACCACGAAGCCGGCCTTCAGCGCGCCGGCGACGTAGGGATCGGTGCTGGTCGCCGCCGCCAGGTTGTAGCGGCTGGCCGAGCCGTAGCGGGTCGGCAGGCCGGCGTAGTCGTCCAGGTCCTTGACCAGGAAGGGCACGCCCGCGAACGGCCCGGTCTGGCCGCCCTTCTTGGCCGCGTCGATCGCCCGGTCGTAGTCCGAGTTGACGATGAAGTTCAGCTTCGGCTGCAGGGTCTCGGCCCGGCGGATCGCGGCCTCGACCGCCTCGACGACGCTGATCTCCTTCTTGCGGATCCGGGCGGCGATCGCGGTGGCGTCCTCGGTCCAGGCGGCCGGCGCCGGCTTCGGAGCGGCGAGGGCCGGCGCGGCGGTCGCTGCGGCGGAGACGGCCAGCAGGCCGCGGCGGGTCAGATCGGTCATGTGAAGCCCTCCCATGGACGTCTTGGCGCGTCCGTTATCGGTGATCAGCTTGGCCGGTCGAACGGCGCTCCGCAAGCCGCTCGAAAGCTTGACGCCAGCGTCATCGGGGCAGACTCTCCGCGCCGACAGAACAATACGAGGAGGATATGATGGCCGACGGTTCGATGACCGGCGTGGGTTCGCTGAAGGGCAAGGTCAGCGAGGCGGAGTGGCAGGCGCGGGTCGACCTGGCCGCCCTCTATCGCCTGGTCGCGCTGCACGGGTGGGACGACATGATCTTCACCCACATCTCGGCGCGGATTCCGGGGCCTGAGCACCACTTCCTGATCAACCCCTACGGCATGTTCTTCGAGGAGATCACCGCCAGCTCGCTGGTCAAGATCGACCTGGACGGCAACACGCTGCAGGAGACGCCGTACTTCATCAATCCGGCGGGCTTCACCATCCACTCGGCCATCCACGCCGCGCGCGAGGACGCCATGTTCGTGATGCACCTGCATTCGGACCAGGGCGTCGCGGTCGCGGCCCAGAAGGACGGCCTGCTGCCGATCAGCCAGCATGCGCTGATCGTGCTGCCGCAACTCGCCTATCATGACTATGAGGGCATTGCGCTCAACCTTGACGAGCGCGAGCGTCTGGTGGCTGATATCGGCGACAAGCAGCTGATGCTGCTGCGCAATCACGGCACCCTGTCGGTGGGGAACACGGCGGCCGCATGCTGGATCGGAATGTTCTACCTGGAGCGCGCCTGCCAGCAGCAGGTCATGGCGCTGTCGGCCGGACGGGACGGGGTGCTGACCGCGCCCGAGGCGGCCCAGGCGGAGGTGCGCAGTCAGACGGGCCGGGGCATGGGGCCGATCGGCGGCCTGGCCTGGCCGGGCGCGCTGCGTCAGCTGGACCGGTCGCTGCCGGGGTACGACGTCTAACCCATCGTTTCGGCAGGACCTTCGCCGCCGCGGGCTTCGGGCTCGCGGCGGTTTTCGGTTGCGGCGAGGCCTGGGCCGGCGCCTGGCCGCTGCCGCCCGGGCGGAGCCAGGCGATCCTCAAAGTCGAACAGGCCCGATCCGACGAGGCCTACGACATCCACGGCGATCGCCATCCCGCGGCCGAGCGCGAGGAGACGATGCTCAGCCTCTACGTCGAGCGCGGCCTCACCCAGCGGGTCACGCTTCAGGGCAAGGCCGCCTGGATCGACGGCGAGGACGACGGCCGCGGATATGGCGGACGCGGGCCGCTGGAGCTGGGCCTGCGCTACCTGGCCTACCAGGACGCCCGCACGGCGGTGAGCGTCTATGTCGGCGTGATCGACGCGGGGAGGGGACGCAACGCCGGCTACGCCGACCCGGGGGTCGGCGGGACGGATGTCGAGGCGCGGGTGCTGGCGGGACGGTCGTTTCGTGTCCTCCAGAGGCCGGCCTTCGCCGAGGCGCAGGTCGCCCGACTCGCCCGCGCGGACCTCTCGGCGGAGACCCGGCTCGACCTGACCCTGGGCGTCGAGCCGACGCCGGACTGGCTGCTGATGGTCCAAAGCTACGCCGGGGAAGCCGACGTCGGGTCCCGCTGGGTGAAGCTGGAAACCTCCGCCGTCAGACGGTTCGGGGCCTGGCGCATCCAGGCCGGCTGGCGGTTCTCTTTAGCCGGGCGAGCGGGCCCCGCGGAACAGGGGCCGGCGCTCGGCCTCTGGCGCGCGTTCTGATTGTTTCAGGACTGAAATCCCCCGTCATCCCGTGGTCACGTCAATCCGGTTTACGCTGTCGATGATGCCTCTATATGTGCCGTCAGTTCGGGCCGGTCTCTCCGGCGTGGGGAGTCGTACTTAAGTGATCCGTCGGCACTTCTTCCTCTTCATCGCCGCCGCCTTCCTCGTCGTTATGCTCGTCGGCGGGGGCATCAAGCTCGCGTTCGGCGACGCCAAGCCCAAGGCGGGCGGAGGCGGGCCGGGCGGTCGCGCCGCCGCGGTGTCCCAGACCCAGGTCGCGGACCACGCCTTTGTCGACCGCATCGAGGTCCTCGGCGCCGCCAAGGGACGTCAGGCGGTCACCATCACCTCCAACACCACCGAGCTGGTCACGGCCGTCCGCTTCCAGGACGGCCAGCAGGTCGCCAAGGGGCAGGTTCTGGTCGAGCTGAAGGCCAACGAGCAGGACGCCGGCCTGATCGAGGCCCGCGCCCGGCTGGCCCAGGCCGAACGCGACTACAAACGCTGGAGCGAGCTGGCCGAGCGCGGCGTCGCGCCGCGCGCCACGGCCGAGCAGTATCTGTCGGCGCTGGAGACCGCCCGGGCGAGCGTCGCCGCCGCCGACTCCCGCAAGCTGGACCGCGTGATCCGCGCGCCCTTCTCGGGCGTGGTCGGCCTGACCGACGTGGCGCCGGGGACCCTGATCCAGCCGGGCGCCAAGATCGTCTCGCTGGACGACCTCTCGACCGTCCGCGTCGACTTCAACATTCCCGATCGCTACCTGCCGGTCCTGGCCGAGGGCGCGCCGATCGCCGCCAAGCCCGACGCCTGGCCGAACGAGAGCTTCAACGGTCGCATCGCCCAGCTGGACAGCCGCATCGATCCGGCCACCCGGGCCATCGTCGCCAGGGCCGAGTTCCCGAACCCGGCCGGCCGCATCAAGCCGGGCATGCTGATGCGCGTAACCATCGCTCACGGCGGTCGCCAGGCTCCGGCGGTGCCGGAGGCGGCGATCCAGTTCGAGGCCGACCAGGCCTACGCCTTCGTCATTGATCGGAAGGGCGAGGGCTCCGTCGCCCGCAAGCAGCCGATCCAGGTCGGCGTCACCCAGGACGGCTTCGTCGAGATCCTGGGCGGGCTGAAGCCGGGCGAACGGATCGTGGCCGACGGCCTCAACCGCATCCAGAACGGCCAGGCCGTCCGCGTCGGCGGCGGCAAGGGCGGCGCCAACGCCGGACAGCAGGCGGCCCGCTGATGCTGTCGGACCTGTCCGTCAAGCGTCCCGTCTTCGCGGCCGTCGCCGCGATCATCCTGGTCGTCATCGGGGCGGCGGCCTATTTCGCGCTGCCGATCCGTGAACTGCCCAACGTCGATCCGCCGGTGGTGTCGATCCAGACCACCTATCGCGGCGCCTCGGCCGAGATCATCGAAGAGCGGATCACCCAGGTGCTCGAGCGCCAGGTGTCCGGCATCCAGGGTATCGACCGGGTCACCTCGTCCAGCCGGGACGGGCGCAGCCAGATCAACATCACCTTCACGCTGAACACCGACCTGGAGACGGCGGCGAACGACGTGCGCGACGCCGCCAGCCGGGTGGTCAACCAGCTGCCCGACCAGGCCGATCCGCCGCAGATCGCCAAGGCCAACGCCGACTCCGCGCCGATCATCATCCTGAACATGACGTCGACGACGCTGAGCCCGCTTCAGCTCGCCGACTATGCCGACCGCTTCCTGGTCGAGCGGATGTCGACCATCCCCGGCGTGGCCACGGTCGGGATGAACGGCCCGATCTACGCCATGCGCATCTGGCTGGACGCCGACCAGATGGCCGCCCGCGGCCTGACCGTCGACGACGTCGAGACGGCGCTGAACAGCCAGAACGTCGAGCTGCCGGCGGGCGCGCTGGAGAGCACAGCCAAGGACTTCACCATCCGGGTCAACCGCGGCTACGCCAAGCCGTCGGACTTCGCGACCCTGCCGGTGAAGCCGGCCAACCTGACGGCCGCCGCCATCGCGGCCAACAGCAATGCCTACATCACCCGGCTGGGCGACATCGCCCGCATCGGCGAAGCCGCGGCCGAGCCGCGCCGCGTCTTCCGCGGCAACGGACAGGACCAGATCGGCCTGTTCCTGACGCGCCAGTCCCAGGCCAACGACCTGGCCATCGCGGAGGCGGCGAAGAAGGAGATCGACACGATCAACAAGACGCTGCCCCCGGGCACGCAGCTGATCCTCGCCGTCGACTCCTCCAAGTTCACCGCCGAGGCGATCCACGAGGTGTGGATCACCATGGGCATCTCGATCGCCCTGGTCGCCCTGGTGAACCTGATCTTCCTGGGCAGCTGGCGGGCGGCGATCATCCCCTCGGTGGTGGCCCCGATCTGCCTGCTGTCGACCTTCATCGTGCTGGCCCCGCTGGGCTTCTCGCTGAACCTGCTGACCCTGCTGGCGCTCGTGCTGGCCGTCGGCCTGGTCGTCGACGACGCCATCGTGGTGGTCGAGAACATCCAGCGCCGCATGGACGAGGACGGCGAGCCCGCGCCCGTCGCCGCCACCCGCGGCGCGCGCCAGGTGTTCTTCGCGGTCATCGCCACCACGATCGTGCTGATCTCGGTGTTCGCGCCGCTGATGTTCCTGCCGGGCTACATCGGCCGGCTGTTCGTCGAACTGGCCGTGGCCATCGCCGCCGCCGTCGCCTTCTCGGCCTTCCTCGCCCTGTCGCTGTCGCCGATGCTGGCCTCCAAGCTGCTCAAGCCGGCCAGCAATTCCGGCTGGCTGGCCCGCCGCGTCGACTACGTGGTCGACAAGGTGAAGCACAGTTACCGCAACTCGCTGGAGATGCTGCTCGACCACCGCGCCGGCGGCTGGGCCGCGGGCGGGGTGGTGATGGTCCTGGCCGGAGTGGCCGGGGCGCTGTTCCTGCTGCTGCCGCAGGAGCTGGTGCCGGCCGAGGATCGCGGCCGCGTCGACATCCAGATCTCCGCGCCGGAAGGGGCGGGCTTCGACTACACCCAGGCGGCGGCCCTCAAGGTCGAGCAGGCGATGAAGGGGTATCGCGAGGACGGCCAGGCCGACCGCTACATCCTCAGCATCCCGCGCTTCGGGGCCACGCAGTTCAACACCGCCAACGGCGTGGTGGTGATGAAGGATTGGGGCCAGCGGACCAAGACCGCGGACCAGGTCGCCGACGAGCTGAACAGGTCGCTGCAGGGGCTGACCTCGGTTCGCGCCGTGGCCAGCGTGCGCGGCGCCTTCCAGCGCGGCGGCGGACAGGGCGGCGGCACCAACGTCGACCTGATCGGCCTGGGCGCCGACTACGACGAGATCGCCCGCTGGCTGGCGCCGATCCGCGACGCCATGCAGCAGCATCCCGGCTTCTCGCGGCCGCGCCTCGACTACGAGCCGACCTCGCCGCGCCTGTCGGTGGACATCGACCGCGAGCGGGCCGCCGCCCTGGGCGTGACGCCCCAGGCCGTGGGCCGGGCGCTGGAGACCATGTTCGGCTCTCGCCGGGTCACGACCTACATCAAGGCCGGCCAGGAGTACGACGTCATCCTGCAGACCGAGCTGGAGCAGCGTCGGACCCTGGAGAACCTGAACACCCTCTATGTCCGCGCGGGCTCGGGCCAGCTGGTGCCGCTCTCGGCGGTGGTCACCACCAGGCTGCGTGGCGA
Coding sequences within:
- a CDS encoding class II aldolase/adducin family protein is translated as MADGSMTGVGSLKGKVSEAEWQARVDLAALYRLVALHGWDDMIFTHISARIPGPEHHFLINPYGMFFEEITASSLVKIDLDGNTLQETPYFINPAGFTIHSAIHAAREDAMFVMHLHSDQGVAVAAQKDGLLPISQHALIVLPQLAYHDYEGIALNLDERERLVADIGDKQLMLLRNHGTLSVGNTAAACWIGMFYLERACQQQVMALSAGRDGVLTAPEAAQAEVRSQTGRGMGPIGGLAWPGALRQLDRSLPGYDV
- a CDS encoding efflux RND transporter periplasmic adaptor subunit; translated protein: MIRRHFFLFIAAAFLVVMLVGGGIKLAFGDAKPKAGGGGPGGRAAAVSQTQVADHAFVDRIEVLGAAKGRQAVTITSNTTELVTAVRFQDGQQVAKGQVLVELKANEQDAGLIEARARLAQAERDYKRWSELAERGVAPRATAEQYLSALETARASVAAADSRKLDRVIRAPFSGVVGLTDVAPGTLIQPGAKIVSLDDLSTVRVDFNIPDRYLPVLAEGAPIAAKPDAWPNESFNGRIAQLDSRIDPATRAIVARAEFPNPAGRIKPGMLMRVTIAHGGRQAPAVPEAAIQFEADQAYAFVIDRKGEGSVARKQPIQVGVTQDGFVEILGGLKPGERIVADGLNRIQNGQAVRVGGGKGGANAGQQAAR
- a CDS encoding efflux RND transporter permease subunit, producing the protein MLSDLSVKRPVFAAVAAIILVVIGAAAYFALPIRELPNVDPPVVSIQTTYRGASAEIIEERITQVLERQVSGIQGIDRVTSSSRDGRSQINITFTLNTDLETAANDVRDAASRVVNQLPDQADPPQIAKANADSAPIIILNMTSTTLSPLQLADYADRFLVERMSTIPGVATVGMNGPIYAMRIWLDADQMAARGLTVDDVETALNSQNVELPAGALESTAKDFTIRVNRGYAKPSDFATLPVKPANLTAAAIAANSNAYITRLGDIARIGEAAAEPRRVFRGNGQDQIGLFLTRQSQANDLAIAEAAKKEIDTINKTLPPGTQLILAVDSSKFTAEAIHEVWITMGISIALVALVNLIFLGSWRAAIIPSVVAPICLLSTFIVLAPLGFSLNLLTLLALVLAVGLVVDDAIVVVENIQRRMDEDGEPAPVAATRGARQVFFAVIATTIVLISVFAPLMFLPGYIGRLFVELAVAIAAAVAFSAFLALSLSPMLASKLLKPASNSGWLARRVDYVVDKVKHSYRNSLEMLLDHRAGGWAAGGVVMVLAGVAGALFLLLPQELVPAEDRGRVDIQISAPEGAGFDYTQAAALKVEQAMKGYREDGQADRYILSIPRFGATQFNTANGVVVMKDWGQRTKTADQVADELNRSLQGLTSVRAVASVRGAFQRGGGQGGGTNVDLIGLGADYDEIARWLAPIRDAMQQHPGFSRPRLDYEPTSPRLSVDIDRERAAALGVTPQAVGRALETMFGSRRVTTYIKAGQEYDVILQTELEQRRTLENLNTLYVRAGSGQLVPLSAVVTTRLRGDTPDRERTDRQRSIDLTTQLSPGFTVADAVAFLEAEAAKNPNPAVTYTWGGQAKDYLEASGAVGFAFGMALLLVFLVLAAQFESWIHPAVIMLTVPLAALGGLFGLLLTGQSINTYSQIGLIILIGIAAKNGILIVEFANQLRDDGKSIRDAVIEAAVLRLRPIVMTSITAAFGALPLMLWQGAGAASRQTIGVTIFFGAIFATMLTVFVVPVFYNLLARFTKSPEWTARQIEAFEQDNPDAEAKAH